ACTTAAAATCACGTATGTATTGGTGTGAATAATTTGTATTATAGCCGCATAGCATAGATACTCTATGAAATTAAATGGAATATAAAGTTCTGAATGAAAGCTCATTGACTTTGATAGGTAAAATTTGGGCGTATGATTATTACAAGTTATTTTGTATAAACTATCTGACATTTATACTCTTATTGTCGTTCAAAAATCAATTGAAATTTCAGTAAAAAGTTTGTTCATAAATTAGCTATTATTTCTATTAAATCTCAATTAAAATTGAAGCCTGTTTTCTATGCGTTATTCTTGTCTTTCTCTGTGAAAAGTCAGCTGTAATGTCGACTGAAAATCTGTATGATTATAACAGATAGCCATTCTCATTGACCGATGTCGTGGGCAGCGCCAAAATATTCAGCATCAAACGATATTTATTGATCTTATTTAGACTTAATCTTATTAATTTTGCCCTCGATTCATACTTTCCTTGAATTTAACCACCTGGTCATCTGATCTTCATTTAAGTGCGTCAGCATGAAAAAACTAGCGATTGCCCTTTTTACCGTCATTACCTTATCTGCACAGGCACAAAAAAATGTGCTTCTGGATCAGGCATTCTGGCAAAATCAGCCTGATGCCAATCAGATCAAAGCAGAAGTAGAGAAAGGGAACAACCCTTCCCAGCTTAATCCAATGAGTTTTGATCCAGTCGTCATGGCTATCAATGCGGGCGCTTCGACGGAATCGATCAAATACCTGTTGTCGCAACCCGGTAACGATGTCAACAAGCTTACTCATGATGGGCGTATCTATCTGCATTGGGCTGCTAATCGGGGTAACGTGGAAATTATGGAGTACCTGATTTCGAAAGGTGCCAAAGCTAATGTGGAAGACAGCCACGGTATGACTGTGCTGAACTTCGCAGCTGCCGGTGGTCAACCCAATACCCAGGTGTATGAATTATGCATCCGGAACGGTGCTGATCTCAAAAAAGACCTTAACCACGATGGGGCAAACGCTTTGTTGCTGGCCATTGCCAATGACAAAGAGCTTAAGCTAGCGGATTATTTCGTATCAAAAGGATTAAGTCTGAAAAGCACGGATGCTGCTGGCAACAATGCATTTAGCTACGCGGCCCGGGGGGGAAATATCAACACCATGAAAACGCTGCTGGAACGGGGCGTGCCCGCTCAGGATAATGCGCTGATCATGGCAAGTCAGGGCGGACGTCGGGGTACGAATACCATTGAGGTATTTCAGTACTTGATGAGCCTCAACATCAAACCGACCGTGACGAATAAAAACGGAGAAAATGCTTTGCACGCTATTGTTCGTAGACCTCGGCAAAACGAAATCGTTCAGTTCTTTTTAGACAAAGGCGTCGATGTGAATCAAGCCGATGAAGAAGGTAATACGCCATTCATGAATGCTGCTGCGTCGAATCGGGATGTTGCTGTACTTGAGATGCTGACGCCTAAGGTGAAAAACATCAACCAGGCTAACCAGAAAGGCGTAACCGCTCTGGCAATGGCTGTAAAAGGTAATTCGTCGGAAGTGGTAAGCTATCTGTTAAGCAAAGGTGCTGATGTTAGCGTGACCGACAAAAGTGGTGATAACGTAGCTGCTTACCTGATGCAATCCAATACCATGAGCAACGGCCCACGTCCGGAGGGCAGTGCAAGACCCGAAGGCGCACCAAAAACGGATGAATTTGCTGCTAAACTAAAACTGCTTCAGGATAAGGGGCTAGACGTGAAGGCTCCGCAAAAAAATGGCAATACGCTGTACCACCTGGCGGTTGCTAAGAATGATATCTCGCTGGTGAAACGGCTGGAACCCCTCCAGATCGACGTGAATGCCCGAAATAAAGAAGGCATTACCGCTCTGCACAAAGCGGCCATGGTATCGAAAGACGATGCGATGATGAAATACCTGTTGTCGATTGGTGCCAAGAAAGACATTCCTACCAACTTCAAAGAAACCGCTTTCGATCTGGCCAGTGAAAATGAATCACTGACCAAAAATCAAATATCTGTTAACTTCCTGAAATAGTATATGTCTTTTTTGCCTAAAATGGGCTTGCTGGCTTTGGTCTTAGCATTTGCTCGTCCTTCTGCTTCGCTAGCTCAATCCGCTTCCAGCCAGTACAAGTGTATGATCCAGATGACCAATTACATGGGCGAGGGAGCGTACATTGTTGTCTCACTTATCAATGGAAAAGGCGCTTATGAGAAAACCTTGTATGTGCTTGGCTCTGACAAAAAATGGTATCCTGATGTAAAGGAGTGGCATAAAGCGTTGGGTAAAAAAACGCCCAACATCAGCGCTATAACCGGGGCATCGGTAGCCGGTGGAGACCGTAGCGTGACCGTGCTGGATATCGACAATTCAAAGATTAACAAAGATTACAAATTGCGGTTTGAAAGTGCCGTAGAGGATAAAAAGTACTACGTAAAAGACCTGGAAATTCCTCTGACCTCAGAAGCACTCTCGGCCAAAAGTGAAGGTACGGGCTACATTCGCTACGTGCGCTTTAGCCCAACTACTAGCAACTAAGTTGCTTTCCCCCATCTATGACCATTTCTGTCTGGAGATACAGCCACTTAGCCCTGGCTGTATCTTCTTTTCTTTTGCTGTTACTGGCTTCTGTAACGGGTATAATTCTGGCGTTCGAACCGGTATTGCAAAAAAGTCAGCCGTACCGTTCCGATCAGTTTGAGCAGCTTACCCTGGCTCAGACGCTGCCGGTTTTGAAGAAAAACTATTCCGAAATCAGTGAATTAAGCATTGATGCCAACGGCTTTGTACAGATCAATGGGAGCGATGCCGATGGTAAAAACCTGACCGCTTACGTAGATCCACAAACGGGTAAAGTGCTGGGTACGCCCAGCAAACAAAGCGAATTTTTTCAATGGGTTACTTCGCTTCATCGTTCGCTGTTTCTGCATGAAGCCGGGCGTTTTTTCATTGGATTGACCGCGTTTCTGCTTTTGCTGATCACGGTTTCCGGTACCATGCTGATCATTCAGCGTCAACGGGGGGTGAAGCGTTTTTTCACGCGTATCGTACGAGACAACTTTGCTCAGTATTACCACGTTGTGCTCGGGCGACTCTCGCTAATTCCAATACTCATTATTGCGCTCTCCGGTACGTACCTGTCACTAGCCCGATTCGAACTCATTAAGACGGAGAAAATTAGTCCTAAAGTTGATTTAGACGCTATTCAGTCAAAACCCCTGCGAAAACTAGCTGATTTTCCCCTCTTTAAAAGTACCAGGCTTTCGGAGGTGCAAAGTATCGAGTTTCCGTTTTCAGAAGATGTTGAGGATTATTACATCCTAAAGCTTAAGGACCGCGAGCTGACGGTCAATCAACTGACGGGTGACATCCTTAGTGAAGATCGGTATCCGACTGCGGTTTTGCTGACCAACCTGAGTTTGAACCTACACACGGGCCGGGCTAGCGCGGTGTGGGCGGTCGTACTTGCTCTGGCCGCGGGAAACATCCTCTTCTTTATTTATTCCGGGTTTGCGATCACCTGGAAACGGCGATCCAACCGCGTAAAAAACAAATATACCGCCGACCAGAGCCGATTCATTATTCTGGTTGGATCGGAGAACGGCAGTACATTTCGGTTTGCCCAACTCGTTCACGAACAACTGCTTAAGCAAGGACATAAATCGTTTCTGACTGAGTTCAACAGTTATACTGTTTTTCCCCAGGCAGAATACTTAGTTGCCATAACGGCGACGTACGGACTTGGTGATGCTCCAACCAACGCCAAACGGTTTGCTTCGCTTGTTGAGAAGTACCCCCAATCACAACCGGTTCGCTATTCCGTTGTGGGTTTTGGGTCGCGTTCTTACCCCGATTTCTGTCAGTTTGCCTTTGAGGTGAATCAGTTGCTTTCCCGGCAGCAATGGGCCACTCCGCTTGTGGATATTCATACGGTCAACGATAAATCGCCAGAAGACTTTAGTTTATGGGCCGAAGCCTGGTCTCAGCAAACAAACATACCCATCACGGTCAAGTCAGATTTGCTGAAGGTACCCGCCCCCCGTTTCGAAACGCTAACCGTAACCGACACGGTGTATACTGCTGAACCAGATGGAACCTTTCAAATCCGATTTCGGACTCAACGTCGACGGAGTGTTGCATCAGGTGACTTGCTAGCTATTTATCCGGCGAACGATCACCGAGAGCGACTTTATTCAATTGGTGTCGTTGAAAAAGATATTCAGTTAAGCGTTCGATTGCATCCGAATGGAATAGGTTCGGGCTTTTTGCACCGGCTAACGACTGGAGAAACCATTCAGGCCCGCATCGTAGACAATGACCATTTCCACTTTCCGGAGAAAGCTTCGGCTGTAGTCATGATTGCTAACGGGACTGGTATTGCGCCATTTCTGGGGATGATCAGCCAGAACAAACAGCAAGTCCCGTGTCATCTATACTGTGGTTTTCGTGAGCGCGCGTCGTTTTCTCTCTACCAGGATTTTTTAGTGGCAAATCAGTCGGCGCAAAAGCTCACAAACCTAAAGATTGCTTATTCGCGGGAAGGCGACAAGCAGTACGTCAGCGACTTGCTTGCCGTTGATACTGACCTACTCACTAACGTACTCGCTGCCAACGGTGTACTGATGCTTTGTGGATCACTTGCCATGCAGAAAGATGTACTTGAGTTGTTAGAATTGGTCTGCGAAAAGAGGTTGGGTAAGAGCGTCAGCTTCTATCAATCACACAGTCAGATTCTGATGGACTGTTACTAGATAGTCGCATGGAATAGCGTCATTGGAGAAGAGAAAGGCTACTGGCAAACTGGCAACCTCAGAATTTAGCCCAAATACTTATCGGTGTGTAATCGTAATCATCCAGTTTATTCCATACTGGTCGGTTACCATACCAAAAATATCTCCCCAAAATTGCTTGATCAGAGGGGCGGTTATCGTACCATTTTCGGAAAGTTTGTCGAAGTACGCTTTTAACTGGGCTTCATCCGAACCGCCTAGCGATAAGCTGAACGTACCTGAACTTTGAGGTCCCGAACGATATGGGTTATCACTAGCTAGCAGCACGATGGCTCCGTCCAGCTTTGCGTACATAATCATATTTTTTACCTCGTCGCTATTTGCTTTCGGATCTTGATGCGCATTGGCGGGACCATCGCCAAAAGCAGACATTGTTAGTTCGCCACCGAAAACCTGTTTGTAAAACACCATCGCTTCCCGGCAGTTTCCGCCAAAGAATAGATGTGGGTTGAGCGTTACTGTTGATTGAGACATAGATGTTTAGAAGCGGGTTACTATATGGTGCATAAGCTGAGTGGATATTACAAAAGTAGCGCGTAACTAAAAGATTGGTTGAAGCTCTACGTTGCAATACCCACTGAACTGCTGTTTATGGCTATGCTTCTAAACCTGAACTATATTTTTTAGTAGCATAGGCCTATCGCGAAGTAACGACGCCTTA
This window of the Spirosoma oryzicola genome carries:
- a CDS encoding ankyrin repeat domain-containing protein, coding for MKKLAIALFTVITLSAQAQKNVLLDQAFWQNQPDANQIKAEVEKGNNPSQLNPMSFDPVVMAINAGASTESIKYLLSQPGNDVNKLTHDGRIYLHWAANRGNVEIMEYLISKGAKANVEDSHGMTVLNFAAAGGQPNTQVYELCIRNGADLKKDLNHDGANALLLAIANDKELKLADYFVSKGLSLKSTDAAGNNAFSYAARGGNINTMKTLLERGVPAQDNALIMASQGGRRGTNTIEVFQYLMSLNIKPTVTNKNGENALHAIVRRPRQNEIVQFFLDKGVDVNQADEEGNTPFMNAAASNRDVAVLEMLTPKVKNINQANQKGVTALAMAVKGNSSEVVSYLLSKGADVSVTDKSGDNVAAYLMQSNTMSNGPRPEGSARPEGAPKTDEFAAKLKLLQDKGLDVKAPQKNGNTLYHLAVAKNDISLVKRLEPLQIDVNARNKEGITALHKAAMVSKDDAMMKYLLSIGAKKDIPTNFKETAFDLASENESLTKNQISVNFLK
- a CDS encoding DUF2271 domain-containing protein, which translates into the protein MSFLPKMGLLALVLAFARPSASLAQSASSQYKCMIQMTNYMGEGAYIVVSLINGKGAYEKTLYVLGSDKKWYPDVKEWHKALGKKTPNISAITGASVAGGDRSVTVLDIDNSKINKDYKLRFESAVEDKKYYVKDLEIPLTSEALSAKSEGTGYIRYVRFSPTTSN
- a CDS encoding PepSY domain-containing protein, which gives rise to MTISVWRYSHLALAVSSFLLLLLASVTGIILAFEPVLQKSQPYRSDQFEQLTLAQTLPVLKKNYSEISELSIDANGFVQINGSDADGKNLTAYVDPQTGKVLGTPSKQSEFFQWVTSLHRSLFLHEAGRFFIGLTAFLLLLITVSGTMLIIQRQRGVKRFFTRIVRDNFAQYYHVVLGRLSLIPILIIALSGTYLSLARFELIKTEKISPKVDLDAIQSKPLRKLADFPLFKSTRLSEVQSIEFPFSEDVEDYYILKLKDRELTVNQLTGDILSEDRYPTAVLLTNLSLNLHTGRASAVWAVVLALAAGNILFFIYSGFAITWKRRSNRVKNKYTADQSRFIILVGSENGSTFRFAQLVHEQLLKQGHKSFLTEFNSYTVFPQAEYLVAITATYGLGDAPTNAKRFASLVEKYPQSQPVRYSVVGFGSRSYPDFCQFAFEVNQLLSRQQWATPLVDIHTVNDKSPEDFSLWAEAWSQQTNIPITVKSDLLKVPAPRFETLTVTDTVYTAEPDGTFQIRFRTQRRRSVASGDLLAIYPANDHRERLYSIGVVEKDIQLSVRLHPNGIGSGFLHRLTTGETIQARIVDNDHFHFPEKASAVVMIANGTGIAPFLGMISQNKQQVPCHLYCGFRERASFSLYQDFLVANQSAQKLTNLKIAYSREGDKQYVSDLLAVDTDLLTNVLAANGVLMLCGSLAMQKDVLELLELVCEKRLGKSVSFYQSHSQILMDCY
- a CDS encoding VOC family protein, producing the protein MSQSTVTLNPHLFFGGNCREAMVFYKQVFGGELTMSAFGDGPANAHQDPKANSDEVKNMIMYAKLDGAIVLLASDNPYRSGPQSSGTFSLSLGGSDEAQLKAYFDKLSENGTITAPLIKQFWGDIFGMVTDQYGINWMITITHR